A window of the Ostrea edulis chromosome 1, xbOstEdul1.1, whole genome shotgun sequence genome harbors these coding sequences:
- the LOC125654513 gene encoding chloride channel protein C-like isoform X2 yields MSAVVGNMTGGSNDQIQREASVIEEGPVTSTDTQEASPATPQKDEALSTRGNLRHRILQKTGLSHPQPKDDTVEYPADDEYGLFEQGRDYEPVYVTHKYTKEEQRTLSSFESVDYLPPHSEIYKKWLKNQGPLGYNMGRWVIMGLIGFFVGMIGFLLHDLIEEIAHLKWHLTRQFIDDKDFGLACVVAISYSLVFIIFSSFIVVFLRPSAGGSGIPEVTGFLNGTLVRHIFNVKTLAVKFFSCVAAVGCGLPVGPEGPMIHMGALVGAGLSQFQSETLRINIPVFERFRTSEDRRNFISAGAAAGVASAFGSPVGGLLFSMEEVSSFWTTTLSWQIFFCCMISTFTTDLFNSAFDGFKYTGGFGQFKTTRYILFNIERGIDVNILMFIPTIIIGLIGGLLGAIFTILHLKMTRGRKRLLANIKSEWLQKLLRIFEPALIIILVTILSVYLPQAFGCSKFTCIQGASGDVSVNCMNDTRNPLHVEATVETYTCTKGAITGATNTTVYTNGTYNEMATLMFGTLENAVKRLFSRDTHLQFGYGSLLTMLVIYFLLICWATGTSVASGALVPMLLVGGLYGRVVGLLMTSMFGVHSEDFGYWAWMDPGVFSLIGAASFFGGVTRLALAVTVIMMELTNDVQILLPVMVSVMVAKWVGDFFTHPIYHALLELKCIPLLDPEPRVRINREQLNLELYTAGDIMSSPVITIQTQESVSVLSTLMLNTTHGGFPVIRKNQNGTECFFGIITRMEVIVLLKCESLFKPFNESEESLEEEDAPSWVEYDQLNVHKLTDPHETSVMLHRYATDPQYGNIYIDLKRFTNQSALSIQEKFSLQRTYIIFRTLGLRHLTVVDSQNIVVGVITRKDLMGFYMEERLEEKLKRRPTMELNDLQNRNEDGTNHVV; encoded by the exons ATGAGTGCAGTTGTTGGAAACATGACTGGTGGATCAAATGACCAGATCCAAAGAGAGGCTTCAGTGATTGAAGAAGGTCCTGTAACCAGCACCGATACTCAGGAAGCATCACCTGCCACCCCTCAAAAAGATGAGGCCCTGTCAACCAGGGGGAATCTGCGGCATCGTATATTGCAGAAAACTGGCCTGTCTCATCCCCAGCCTAAGGATGACACTGTGGAGTACCCCGCTGATGATGAGTATGGATTGTTTGAGCAG GGAAGAGACTATGAGCCAGTCTATGTGACCCATAAGTACACAAAGGAAGAGCAGAGAACACTGAGCTCGTTTGAGAGTGTCGATTATCTTCCACCACAcagtgaaatttacaaaaagtgGCTGAAAAACCAGGGCCCACTCGG GTATAACATGGGTCGATGGGTAATCATGGGTCTGATTGGATTTTTTGTGGGGATGATCGGATTTCTTCTGCATGATTTGATTGAAGAAATTGCTCACTTGAAATGGCATCTGACCCGCCAGTTTATCGAT GACAAAGATTTTGGACTAGCTTGTGTGGTGGCCATTTCATACAGTCTTGTCTTCATAATATTTAGCTCATTCATTGTAGTG TTTCTACGGCCCAGTGCTGGGGGGTCAGGAATTCCTGAGGTCACTGGGTTTCTGAATGGAACCCTGGTACGACACATATTCAACGTGAAGACGTTAGCTGTCAAATTCTTTTCCTGTGTCGCAGCAGTGGGTTGTGGTCTCCCGGTGGGGCCAGAGGGTCCAATGATTCATAtggg agcACTTGTTGGAGCTGGACTAAGCCAGTTTCAGTCAGAGACCCTCAGAATTAACATCCCAGTCTTTGAGAGGTTTAGAACTTCTGAGGACAG ACGTAACTTTATCTCAGCCGGAGCAGCAGCTGGGGTGGCCTCGGCCTTTGGCTCCCCTGTGGGGGGCCTCCTGTTCTCTATGGAGGAGGTATCCTCGTTTTGGACGACCACTCTTTCCTGGCAGATCTTCTTCTGTTGTATGATTTCTACCTTCACGACAGATCTGTTCAACTCTGCATTTGATGGATTCAAATACACAGGCGGATTTGGACAGTTTAAAACAACTAGATACATTCTCTTTAAC ATTGAAAGGGGTATAGATGTGAACATTTTGATGTTTATCCCTACCATTATCATCGGATTAATTGGTGGCCTTCTGGGAGCCATCTTTACAATCCTCCACCTGAAGATGACCCGCGGCAGAAAGAGGCTGCTGGCCAACATCAAGAGTGAATGGTTACAGAAATTACTCAGGATATTTGAACCAGCACTTATAATT ATCCTAGTGACCATACTATCTGTGTACCTGCCACAAGCCTTTGGCTGCTCCAAGTTCACCTGTATACAGGGGGCCAGTGGTGATGTCAG TGTGAACTGCATGAATGACACGAGGAACCCGCTACACGTAGAGGCGACCGTGGAAACCTACACCTGTACAAAAGGGGCCATAACGGGAGCCACTAATACTACAGTGTACACCAATGGTACTTATAATGAGA TGGCCACGTTAATGTTTGGGACACTGGAGAATGCAGTGAAGCGACTGTTTTCTCGCGATACTCACCTGCAGTTTGGTTATGGTTCACTGCTGACCATGCTGGTTATCTACTTCCTGTTAATCTGCTGGGCGACGGGGACTTCTGTAGCCAGTGGAGCTCTGGTTCCCATGCT CCTGGTTGGCGGGCTGTACGGGAGAGTGGTGGGACTACTGATGACCTCGATGTTTGGTGTCCACAGTGAAGACTTTGGGTACTGGGCCTGGATGGACCCAGGGGTTTTCTCCTTGATTGGGGCAGCATCATTCTTTGGAGGAGTGACCAGACTAGCTTTGGCTGTCACTGTTATCATG ATGGAACTTACCAATGATGTCCAGATTCTGTTGCCTGTGATGGTGTCTGTAATGGTGGCTAAGTGGGTTGGGGATTTCTTCACTCATCCTATCTACCATGCCTTACTGGAACTCAAGTGTATACCACTGTTAGACCCAGAGCCCAGAGTTAGGATAAACAGAGAACA ACTAAATCTGGAGCTATACACGGCTGGTGACATCATGTCGTCCCCGGTCATCACTATACAGACACAGGAATCGGTGTCTGTCCTGTCCACTCTCATGCTGAACACCACTCACGGGGGATTCCCCGTCATCAGGAAAAACCAAAATGGCACAGAGTGCTTCTTTGGCATAATCACCAG AATGGAAGTAATAGTACTGCTGAAGTGTGAAAGTTTATTCAAGCCATTTAATGAATCAGAGGAAAGTTTGGAGGAGGAGGATGCACCATCTTGGGTGGAGTATGACCAG CTGAACGTCCACAAGCTGACAGACCCCCACGAGACATCCGTGATGTTGCATAGATATGCCACAGACCCTCAATATGGCAATATATACATAGACTTG AAACGATTTACAAATCAGTCTGCATTATCAATCCAGGAGAAGTTCTCGCTTCAGAGAACCTACATTATCTTCCGAACTCTAGGTTTACGACACTTAACAGTTGTAGACAGCCAAAATATAGTGGTGGGCGTAATTACTCGAAAAGACCTCATGGGGTTCTACATGGAAGAGAGGCTGGAGGAGAAATTGAAGAGGAGGCCCACTATGGAGCTGAATGACCTCCAGAACAGAAATGAGGATGGGACTAATCATGTAGTGTAA
- the LOC125654513 gene encoding chloride channel protein C-like isoform X1, with product MSAVVGNMTGGSNDQIQREASVIEEGPVTSTDTQEASPATPQKDEALSTRGNLRHRILQKTGLSHPQPKDDTVEYPADDEYGLFEQGRDYEPVYVTHKYTKEEQRTLSSFESVDYLPPHSEIYKKWLKNQGPLGYNMGRWVIMGLIGFFVGMIGFLLHDLIEEIAHLKWHLTRQFIDDKDFGLACVVAISYSLVFIIFSSFIVVFLRPSAGGSGIPEVTGFLNGTLVRHIFNVKTLAVKFFSCVAAVGCGLPVGPEGPMIHMGALVGAGLSQFQSETLRINIPVFERFRTSEDRRNFISAGAAAGVASAFGSPVGGLLFSMEEVSSFWTTTLSWQIFFCCMISTFTTDLFNSAFDGFKYTGGFGQFKTTRYILFNIERGIDVNILMFIPTIIIGLIGGLLGAIFTILHLKMTRGRKRLLANIKSEWLQKLLRIFEPALIIILVTILSVYLPQAFGCSKFTCIQGASGDVSVNCMNDTRNPLHVEATVETYTCTKGAITGATNTTVYTNGTYNEMATLMFGTLENAVKRLFSRDTHLQFGYGSLLTMLVIYFLLICWATGTSVASGALVPMLLVGGLYGRVVGLLMTSMFGVHSEDFGYWAWMDPGVFSLIGAASFFGGVTRLALAVTVIMMELTNDVQILLPVMVSVMVAKWVGDFFTHPIYHALLELKCIPLLDPEPRVRINREQLNLELYTAGDIMSSPVITIQTQESVSVLSTLMLNTTHGGFPVIRKNQNGTECFFGIITRMEVIVLLKCESLFKPFNESEESLEEEDAPSWVEYDQREPSLKDFVLLNVHKLTDPHETSVMLHRYATDPQYGNIYIDLKRFTNQSALSIQEKFSLQRTYIIFRTLGLRHLTVVDSQNIVVGVITRKDLMGFYMEERLEEKLKRRPTMELNDLQNRNEDGTNHVV from the exons ATGAGTGCAGTTGTTGGAAACATGACTGGTGGATCAAATGACCAGATCCAAAGAGAGGCTTCAGTGATTGAAGAAGGTCCTGTAACCAGCACCGATACTCAGGAAGCATCACCTGCCACCCCTCAAAAAGATGAGGCCCTGTCAACCAGGGGGAATCTGCGGCATCGTATATTGCAGAAAACTGGCCTGTCTCATCCCCAGCCTAAGGATGACACTGTGGAGTACCCCGCTGATGATGAGTATGGATTGTTTGAGCAG GGAAGAGACTATGAGCCAGTCTATGTGACCCATAAGTACACAAAGGAAGAGCAGAGAACACTGAGCTCGTTTGAGAGTGTCGATTATCTTCCACCACAcagtgaaatttacaaaaagtgGCTGAAAAACCAGGGCCCACTCGG GTATAACATGGGTCGATGGGTAATCATGGGTCTGATTGGATTTTTTGTGGGGATGATCGGATTTCTTCTGCATGATTTGATTGAAGAAATTGCTCACTTGAAATGGCATCTGACCCGCCAGTTTATCGAT GACAAAGATTTTGGACTAGCTTGTGTGGTGGCCATTTCATACAGTCTTGTCTTCATAATATTTAGCTCATTCATTGTAGTG TTTCTACGGCCCAGTGCTGGGGGGTCAGGAATTCCTGAGGTCACTGGGTTTCTGAATGGAACCCTGGTACGACACATATTCAACGTGAAGACGTTAGCTGTCAAATTCTTTTCCTGTGTCGCAGCAGTGGGTTGTGGTCTCCCGGTGGGGCCAGAGGGTCCAATGATTCATAtggg agcACTTGTTGGAGCTGGACTAAGCCAGTTTCAGTCAGAGACCCTCAGAATTAACATCCCAGTCTTTGAGAGGTTTAGAACTTCTGAGGACAG ACGTAACTTTATCTCAGCCGGAGCAGCAGCTGGGGTGGCCTCGGCCTTTGGCTCCCCTGTGGGGGGCCTCCTGTTCTCTATGGAGGAGGTATCCTCGTTTTGGACGACCACTCTTTCCTGGCAGATCTTCTTCTGTTGTATGATTTCTACCTTCACGACAGATCTGTTCAACTCTGCATTTGATGGATTCAAATACACAGGCGGATTTGGACAGTTTAAAACAACTAGATACATTCTCTTTAAC ATTGAAAGGGGTATAGATGTGAACATTTTGATGTTTATCCCTACCATTATCATCGGATTAATTGGTGGCCTTCTGGGAGCCATCTTTACAATCCTCCACCTGAAGATGACCCGCGGCAGAAAGAGGCTGCTGGCCAACATCAAGAGTGAATGGTTACAGAAATTACTCAGGATATTTGAACCAGCACTTATAATT ATCCTAGTGACCATACTATCTGTGTACCTGCCACAAGCCTTTGGCTGCTCCAAGTTCACCTGTATACAGGGGGCCAGTGGTGATGTCAG TGTGAACTGCATGAATGACACGAGGAACCCGCTACACGTAGAGGCGACCGTGGAAACCTACACCTGTACAAAAGGGGCCATAACGGGAGCCACTAATACTACAGTGTACACCAATGGTACTTATAATGAGA TGGCCACGTTAATGTTTGGGACACTGGAGAATGCAGTGAAGCGACTGTTTTCTCGCGATACTCACCTGCAGTTTGGTTATGGTTCACTGCTGACCATGCTGGTTATCTACTTCCTGTTAATCTGCTGGGCGACGGGGACTTCTGTAGCCAGTGGAGCTCTGGTTCCCATGCT CCTGGTTGGCGGGCTGTACGGGAGAGTGGTGGGACTACTGATGACCTCGATGTTTGGTGTCCACAGTGAAGACTTTGGGTACTGGGCCTGGATGGACCCAGGGGTTTTCTCCTTGATTGGGGCAGCATCATTCTTTGGAGGAGTGACCAGACTAGCTTTGGCTGTCACTGTTATCATG ATGGAACTTACCAATGATGTCCAGATTCTGTTGCCTGTGATGGTGTCTGTAATGGTGGCTAAGTGGGTTGGGGATTTCTTCACTCATCCTATCTACCATGCCTTACTGGAACTCAAGTGTATACCACTGTTAGACCCAGAGCCCAGAGTTAGGATAAACAGAGAACA ACTAAATCTGGAGCTATACACGGCTGGTGACATCATGTCGTCCCCGGTCATCACTATACAGACACAGGAATCGGTGTCTGTCCTGTCCACTCTCATGCTGAACACCACTCACGGGGGATTCCCCGTCATCAGGAAAAACCAAAATGGCACAGAGTGCTTCTTTGGCATAATCACCAG AATGGAAGTAATAGTACTGCTGAAGTGTGAAAGTTTATTCAAGCCATTTAATGAATCAGAGGAAAGTTTGGAGGAGGAGGATGCACCATCTTGGGTGGAGTATGACCAG AGAGAACCATCATTGAAAGACTTTGTATTA CTGAACGTCCACAAGCTGACAGACCCCCACGAGACATCCGTGATGTTGCATAGATATGCCACAGACCCTCAATATGGCAATATATACATAGACTTG AAACGATTTACAAATCAGTCTGCATTATCAATCCAGGAGAAGTTCTCGCTTCAGAGAACCTACATTATCTTCCGAACTCTAGGTTTACGACACTTAACAGTTGTAGACAGCCAAAATATAGTGGTGGGCGTAATTACTCGAAAAGACCTCATGGGGTTCTACATGGAAGAGAGGCTGGAGGAGAAATTGAAGAGGAGGCCCACTATGGAGCTGAATGACCTCCAGAACAGAAATGAGGATGGGACTAATCATGTAGTGTAA
- the LOC125653494 gene encoding uncharacterized protein LOC125653494 encodes MDYDYDYFKLNPQETLYKMDADAKTNYIADEIMDLFRPSRENGHELALVVIGMTILLNFILFISILAEGNIKKPSNLLEIARGLSEVLLLVSITIQNTKNMYNTTEPASAVSGFAVFWFFSMLSVCLGLMKSFTGFVRYTGRYTMSGSFLLANLVIFALSAFIAFIVLCVVYVANVLGFVILVCIFYYLPFMGMWLLDGLRILHLRTHSVKNILEMETLIETNPAVPAHEQEVQFQKPMTGFGMFIALLYGFCHTVAFAMVTIVITRVAWVFFRPVSAQAQLQLQSIPGSL; translated from the coding sequence ATGGATTATGATTATGACTATTTCAAACTCAATCCACAAGAAACGTTGTACAAAATGGACGCTGATGCTAAAACAAACTACATTGCAGACGAAATTATGGATCTCTTTCGTCCATCACGAGAAAATGGACATGAACTGGCCTTGGTTGTGATAGGAATGACAATCCTACTTAACTTCATTTTGTTCATTTCCATTTTAGCCGAGGGGAACATTAAGAAACCTTCTAATCTTTTAGAAATAGCGAGGGGGTTGTCAGAAGTTTTGCTCTTAGTGTCAATTACAATACAAAATACGAAAAATATGTACAATACAACAGAACCAGCCTCAGCGGTTTCTGGGTTTGCCGTTTTCTGGTTTTTTTCGATGTTGTCTGTGTGCCTTGGCCTGATGAAGTCATTCACGGGATTTGTACGGTACACCGGTAGATACACAATGTCGGGTTCTTTCTTGCTCGCGAACTTGGTTATATTTGCCCTATCGGCGTTCATTGCCTTTATTGTTCTGTGTGTGGTATATGTTGCCAATGTTCTGGGCTTTGTTATTTTGGTTTGTATCTTCTATTATTTACCGTTCATGGGGATGTGGTTACTGGATGGATTAAGAATTCTGCATCTTCGAACTCATTCAgtgaaaaatattctagaaatGGAAACGTTGATTGAGACTAATCCTGCGGTACCTGCGCATGAACAGGAAGTGCAGTTCCAGAAGCCTATGACAGGCTTTGGAATGTTCATTGCCTTGTTGTACGGGTTTTGTCACACCGTTGCTTTTGCCATGGTGACTATAGTTATTACACGAGTCGCCTGGGTTTTCTTCAGACCAGTTTCCGCCCAAGCTCAACTACAACTACAGTCCATTCCTGGTAGTCTCTAA
- the LOC125654497 gene encoding uncharacterized protein LOC125654497 isoform X1, giving the protein MFLNVLWTIAVLAALVSSTELEETCIRGECRDFFGRCLSVNRTNQVCRDIDGLCRSDGERWDYINCLTLECRSHRIIVVSRKCHSAGECLIMSTENQLCRDHFGNCRRPGSRWKYKCHELTCRRNKASIVNAKCCVRDSKGCIKPLECRSPGEIWTVPGKGTPQTCAVTKNKKGRLHFRYITPPY; this is encoded by the exons ATGTTCCTGAATGTGCTGTGGACGATTGCCGTTCTTGCTGCACTTGTCAGTTCCACGGAGCTCGAGGAGACATGCATACGTGGAG AATGTCGGGATTTCTTCGGTCGGTGTCTGAGCGTCAACCGGACCAATCAGGTGTGTCGAGATATCGACGGATTGTGTCGGAGTGACGGAGAACGCTGGGATTACATTAACTGTTTGACTCTGGAATGTCGGAGCCACAGGATAATTGTCGTCAGTCGTA AATGTCATAGTGCTGGAGAGTGTTTGATCATGTCCACAGAAAACCAGTTGTGTCGGGACCACTTTGGAAACTGTCGGAGACCCGGAAGTCGATGGAAGTACAAATGTCACGAATTGACGTGTCGGCGAAACAAGGCTTCAATTGTTAATGCCA AATGTTGTGTCCGAGATTCAAAAG GTTGTATCAAGCCACTTGAATGCCGCTCCCCTGGAGAAATCTGGACAGTTCCAGGGAAGGGAACGCCCCAGACATGCGCAGTGACCAAGAACAAGAAAGGGCGTCTCCATTTCCGCTACATCACACCGCCATACTGA
- the LOC125654497 gene encoding uncharacterized protein LOC125654497 isoform X2 — protein sequence MFLNVLWTIAVLAALVSSTELEETCIRGECHSAGECLIMSTENQLCRDHFGNCRRPGSRWKYKCHELTCRRNKASIVNAKCCVRDSKGCIKPLECRSPGEIWTVPGKGTPQTCAVTKNKKGRLHFRYITPPY from the exons ATGTTCCTGAATGTGCTGTGGACGATTGCCGTTCTTGCTGCACTTGTCAGTTCCACGGAGCTCGAGGAGACATGCATACGTGGAG AATGTCATAGTGCTGGAGAGTGTTTGATCATGTCCACAGAAAACCAGTTGTGTCGGGACCACTTTGGAAACTGTCGGAGACCCGGAAGTCGATGGAAGTACAAATGTCACGAATTGACGTGTCGGCGAAACAAGGCTTCAATTGTTAATGCCA AATGTTGTGTCCGAGATTCAAAAG GTTGTATCAAGCCACTTGAATGCCGCTCCCCTGGAGAAATCTGGACAGTTCCAGGGAAGGGAACGCCCCAGACATGCGCAGTGACCAAGAACAAGAAAGGGCGTCTCCATTTCCGCTACATCACACCGCCATACTGA